A single genomic interval of Musa acuminata AAA Group cultivar baxijiao chromosome BXJ3-4, Cavendish_Baxijiao_AAA, whole genome shotgun sequence harbors:
- the LOC135635668 gene encoding uncharacterized protein LOC135635668 — MGDHFVLLVDRLLTESTLEAAIGRINQGSNTPIASLSTVEKETDLSPKKKHVGDGVFISKLVECRICQDEDEDANMEIPCSCCGSLKYAHRKCVQKWCNEKGDTTCEICLQQFQPGYTAPPKLFLYGTTPMNFRGNWEISRRDIHNHQYITMTQTDRAFLASSYYDHAASNARSIMYCRIVVATFMVILVLHHSLPFIAGGAEQYSIPLFTLLLLRIAGIILPLYIMLRALTTFYQRQQLQEMQESSISASEREDEHLHPSSQSTQPPSHLIHIH, encoded by the exons ATGGGGGACCATTTTGTGTTGTTGGTGGACCGCTTGCTCACGGAGTCAACCCTTGAAGCTGCCATAGGAAGGATAAATCAGGGGTCAAACACACCAATTGCTTCATTGTCAACAGTGGAGAAGGAAACTGATCTTTCTCCTAAAAAGAAACATGTTGGGGATGGGGTGTTCATTAGTAAATTGGTCGAGTGCCGAATCTGCcaggatgaggatgaggatgcTAACATGGAGATTCCCTGTTCCTGCTGTGGAAGCTTGAAG TATGCTCACCGCAAGTGTGTGCAGAAGTGGTGTAACGAAAAAGGTGACACTACATGCGAGATATGCCTTCAG CAATTTCAGCCAGGTTATACGGCCCCTCCTAAGTTGTTTCTTTATGGGACTACTCCTATGAATTTCAG GGGAAACTGGGAGATTTCAAGGCGGGATATCCACAATCATCAATATATAACAATGACCCAAACTGACCGTGCTTTTCTGGCATCCAGCTACTATGACCATGCAGCTTCAAACGCTAGAAGCATAATGTATTGCCGCATAGTGGTTGCCACA TTCATGGTTATTTTGGTTCTTCACCATTCTCTCCCATTTATCGCGGGTGGAGCTGAGCAGTATTCGATCCCGCTTTTCACA CTGTTGCTCTTGAGGATTGCTGGCATCATCCTACCTCTCTACATTATGTTGAGAGCACTTACCACATTTTACCAACGGCAACAACTGcag GAAATGCAAGAATCTTCTATTTCAGCATCGGAAAGAGAGGATGAGCATCTGCACCCTTCTTCACAATCGACTCAACCTCCATCGCATCTTATCCACATTCATTAA
- the LOC135635131 gene encoding probable ribose-5-phosphate isomerase 2, with the protein MQAACTRTVDVAIPLSHLLKPDLEPPPSPSPSPLATMAPSQDELKRVAAHRAVELVESGMVIGLGTGSTAAHALDRIGDLIRSGALRDVVGIPTSEWAAARAAAAGIPLSDLDAHPVVDLSIDGADEVDPALNLVKGRGGSLLREKMVEGTSRRFVVIVDDSKLVPRLAASGLPVPVEIIPFGWALTLRRLQSLFDGVPGFNLKLRTASINAKATTFDEKGWDSEPFVTDNENYIADLFFENGIHGDLRVISDAILRITGVVEHGLFLGLVSSVVVAQKDGVVVVKDKEATSNGM; encoded by the coding sequence ATGCAGGCCGCTTGCACTCGAACTGTGGATGTAGCTATCCCCTTGTCCCACCTCCTCAAGCCCGACTTGGAGCCGCCCccctcgccctcgccctcgccgttgGCCACCATGGCGCCGTCCCAAGATGAGCTAAAGCGCGTGGCTGCCCACCGGGCTGTCGAGCTGGTAGAGTCCGGCATGGTCATCGGCCTGGGCACCGGCTCCACCGCCGCCCACGCCCTCGACCGCATCGGCGACCTCATCCGCAGCGGCGCCCTCCGCGATGTCGTCGGCATCCCGACCTCGGAGTGGGCCGCCGcccgcgccgccgccgccggcatCCCTCTCTCCGATCTTGATGCCCACCCCGTGGTCGACCTATCCATCGACGGCGCCGACGAGGTCGACCCCGCCCTCAACCTCGTCAAGGGCCGGGGCGGCTCTCTCCTCCGGGAGAAGATGGTGGAGGGCACCAGCCGGCGCTTCGTGGTCATCGTCGACGACTCGAAGCTGGTTCCTCGCCTCGCGGCCAGCGGCCTCCCCGTCCCCGTGGAGATCATCCCCTTCGGCTGGGCCCTCACTCTCCGCCGACTACAGAGCTTGTTCGACGGCGTGCCGGGCTTCAATCTCAAGCTCAGGACCGCCTCCATCAACGCCAAAGCCACCACCTTTGACGAGAAGGGGTGGGACTCGGAGCCATTCGTGACTGACAACGAGAACTACATCGCGGATTTGTTCTTCGAGAATGGGATCCATGGCGACCTGAGAGTGATCAGCGATGCGATCCTGAGGATTACCGGAGTGGTGGAGCATGGGTTGTTCCTCGGATTGGTGTCGTCGGTGGTGGTGGCACAGAAGGATGGGGTGGTGGTGGTGAAGGACAAGGAGGCGACATCAAATGggatgtga